The Pirellulales bacterium genome includes a region encoding these proteins:
- a CDS encoding serine hydrolase domain-containing protein has protein sequence MMIPIDARRLFTLLALLSVSQASAVEDRGEPVAAVASSDGQASRSDGPSGAWLARLITDLRQQNQLVGLGAIVMVDGQVVATAVDGERKIDSGVPLELADRWHIGSITKSITATMIARLVEAGKMQWSDSIGERFPDARVHDDWKRVSLSELLTHTSGAPANFPMLVLLLRPAIGPECTQKRREAVMDVISKKPASTPGEKYAYSNIGYTIAGAMAEAATGVGWEDLVRREVFEPLALASAGFGAPKSPEETLDQPRGHIRTRDKKTAVSDKSDVTPIIGPAGTVHMTLADLCRYGNEHLRGGKLLAAETYKRLHDPHLENYAYGWVKKRATDELPHVTYWHNGSNTMWYALLVFIPDTNMTVAVTSNDCDIAKAESAAWSIVQASAKQFDVQGD, from the coding sequence ATGATGATTCCTATCGACGCCCGCCGTCTTTTCACTTTGCTGGCTTTGCTCAGCGTATCGCAAGCGTCGGCCGTCGAAGATCGAGGTGAGCCGGTAGCTGCCGTGGCGTCCAGCGATGGGCAGGCATCTCGAAGCGACGGCCCGTCGGGCGCCTGGCTCGCGCGTCTGATCACCGATCTCCGCCAACAGAATCAACTCGTCGGCCTGGGCGCTATCGTGATGGTCGACGGCCAGGTCGTGGCGACTGCCGTCGACGGCGAGCGCAAGATCGATAGCGGCGTGCCGCTCGAGCTCGCGGATCGCTGGCATATCGGTTCGATTACCAAATCAATCACGGCGACGATGATCGCGCGGTTGGTCGAGGCGGGAAAGATGCAATGGTCCGACTCGATCGGTGAGCGTTTCCCTGACGCACGGGTCCACGACGACTGGAAACGGGTCTCGCTCTCGGAACTGCTCACGCATACTTCGGGGGCGCCGGCGAATTTCCCGATGTTGGTGCTGCTGTTGCGACCTGCGATCGGTCCGGAATGTACCCAGAAGCGCCGGGAGGCCGTTATGGACGTGATCAGCAAGAAACCGGCAAGCACGCCCGGAGAGAAGTACGCCTATTCCAATATCGGATACACGATCGCCGGGGCCATGGCCGAGGCGGCAACCGGCGTGGGCTGGGAAGATCTCGTCCGACGGGAAGTCTTCGAGCCGCTTGCGCTTGCCAGCGCCGGGTTCGGCGCGCCGAAGAGCCCAGAAGAAACGCTTGATCAACCCCGCGGTCACATCAGGACGCGCGACAAGAAAACGGCCGTGAGTGACAAGTCGGACGTCACTCCCATCATCGGCCCGGCCGGGACCGTTCACATGACGCTGGCGGATCTGTGCCGCTACGGGAACGAGCACCTGCGTGGCGGGAAGCTGCTCGCCGCGGAAACCTATAAGCGGCTGCATGATCCTCATCTCGAAAATTATGCTTACGGCTGGGTAAAGAAGAGGGCGACCGACGAGCTTCCGCACGTTACGTATTGGCACAATGGATCGAACACCATGTGGTATGCCTTGCTCGTGTTCATACCTGACACGAACATGACGGTTGCCGTTACATCGAACGATTGCGACATTGCGAAGGCGGAGTCGGCGGCCTGGTCGATCGTCCAGGCCAGCGCCAAGCAATTCGACGTCCAAGGCGATTGA
- a CDS encoding redoxin domain-containing protein, whose translation MTREAKVGTRAPAFSLSLVNGLGSERGQATLDDYLDRWLLLMFYPRDFSFVCPTELTSLSDRIEEFRERHCDVLAVSTDSIDTHARWLTCAPSQGGIGPLTFPLASDPEGQVCKAYGVLVERGHMALRGLFIIDPNGVLQYQVVHNLTVGRSSDEILRVLDGLQSGGLCAAERTIGQAPLNVLEQLGPNRVMGQYRLESLLGSGTFGVVYRAHDLVLDRTVALKVLPSGDATRDRVLAEARAAAALNHPNVCTVHAVDDSNGAPMIVMEYVAGETLAARIKAGAMAPDVVAAFGRQIAAGLAAAHAAGVVHGDLKPANLMVTPSGAIKIMDFGLAQRVSALEDRDNTIEWNESSGSRISGTPRYMAPEQARGEPASAASDVFVLGLITYEMLTGKSAISGKSILESLMAIEQFDSAKFVAELSEPFAGILREALVRQPTDRRITMAQIVEQLA comes from the coding sequence ATGACACGTGAAGCCAAAGTAGGCACCCGAGCGCCCGCATTCTCTCTGTCCCTTGTCAATGGGCTCGGATCTGAACGTGGTCAGGCAACTCTCGACGATTACCTTGACCGCTGGCTGTTGCTGATGTTCTATCCGCGCGATTTCTCGTTCGTCTGCCCGACAGAGCTAACGTCCTTGAGCGACCGCATCGAGGAGTTTCGCGAGCGGCACTGCGATGTTTTGGCGGTTAGTACGGACTCGATCGACACCCATGCGCGCTGGTTGACCTGCGCGCCGTCGCAGGGGGGCATCGGACCTCTCACGTTCCCACTAGCGAGCGATCCTGAGGGCCAGGTCTGCAAGGCATACGGAGTGCTTGTCGAGCGTGGCCACATGGCGCTTCGCGGACTGTTCATCATCGACCCCAACGGCGTTTTGCAATACCAGGTCGTCCACAACTTAACCGTGGGTCGCAGCAGCGACGAGATCCTTCGCGTGCTGGATGGCCTGCAGAGCGGCGGATTGTGCGCTGCCGAGCGTACTATCGGCCAGGCACCCTTGAATGTCCTCGAACAACTTGGACCCAACCGGGTGATGGGGCAGTATCGGCTGGAATCGCTCCTGGGCTCAGGCACATTCGGCGTGGTCTACCGCGCCCACGACTTGGTGCTCGACCGCACCGTGGCCCTGAAAGTCCTGCCGTCGGGCGATGCGACTCGCGATCGAGTTTTAGCCGAGGCAAGAGCCGCGGCCGCGCTGAATCACCCGAATGTCTGCACCGTACACGCGGTCGATGATTCCAACGGCGCGCCGATGATCGTGATGGAGTACGTCGCCGGCGAGACGCTGGCCGCCCGTATCAAGGCCGGCGCGATGGCGCCGGACGTCGTGGCCGCGTTTGGCCGACAGATTGCGGCAGGTCTGGCGGCCGCGCATGCCGCGGGCGTCGTTCACGGCGACCTGAAGCCGGCGAATCTGATGGTCACGCCGAGCGGCGCGATCAAGATCATGGATTTCGGCCTGGCCCAACGCGTTTCGGCATTGGAAGACCGCGATAATACAATTGAGTGGAACGAATCATCCGGTTCGCGTATCAGCGGGACGCCTCGCTACATGGCCCCGGAGCAGGCCCGTGGCGAACCCGCATCCGCCGCAAGTGACGTGTTCGTGCTAGGCCTGATCACTTATGAAATGCTCACCGGGAAATCGGCGATCTCCGGCAAGAGCATCCTGGAATCACTCATGGCCATCGAACAGTTCGACAGCGCCAAGTTCGTCGCAGAACTGTCCGAGCCATTTGCAGGAATCCTCCGCGAAGCACTCGTACGCCAACCCACGGACAGACGCATCACCATGGCCCAGATCGTCGAGCAACTGGCGTAA